A window from Enterocloster bolteae encodes these proteins:
- a CDS encoding glucose-6-phosphate isomerase, translating into MGKEVMFDYSKAAGFVSAEEMANFKTTVMSAKETLLEKTGAGNDFLGWIDLPVDYDKAEFARIKKAAEKIQNDSDVLLVVGIGGSYLGARAAIEFLSHSFYNVLPKSVRKTPEIYFVGNSISSKYIHDLKQVLDGKDFSVNIISKSGTTTEPAIAFRVFKEMLIEKYGKEEANKRIYATTDKAKGALKNLADEEGYEEFVVPDDVGGRFSVLTAVGLLPIAVSGADIDKLMEGAASGRQKALDAPYESNAALQYAAVRNILHRKGKAVEIVANYEPSLHYVSEWWKQLYGESEGKDQRGIFPAAVDLTTDLHSMGQFIQDGSRIMFETVLNVEESPAEILLNKEDVDTDGMNYLAGKSVDFVNKSAMNGTILAHTDGNVPNLMVKIPEQNEFYLGELFYFFEFACGVSGYILGVNPFNQPGVESYKKNMFALLGKPGYEAQREELLKRL; encoded by the coding sequence ATGGGAAAGGAAGTTATGTTTGATTATTCCAAGGCAGCAGGATTCGTTTCTGCGGAAGAGATGGCCAATTTTAAGACCACAGTCATGAGTGCAAAGGAGACCTTGCTGGAGAAGACTGGCGCCGGTAATGATTTTCTGGGATGGATCGATTTGCCGGTAGATTATGATAAGGCTGAATTTGCAAGGATTAAGAAGGCAGCGGAAAAGATTCAGAATGATTCTGACGTCCTGCTGGTGGTAGGTATTGGCGGCTCCTATCTGGGAGCAAGAGCAGCCATTGAATTTCTGTCGCACAGTTTTTATAACGTGCTGCCCAAGAGCGTTCGTAAGACACCTGAGATTTATTTTGTTGGAAACAGCATCAGCAGTAAATATATCCATGACTTAAAGCAGGTACTGGATGGCAAGGATTTCTCCGTCAACATCATTTCCAAGTCAGGCACTACCACAGAACCTGCAATTGCATTCCGTGTATTTAAGGAAATGCTCATTGAAAAATATGGCAAGGAAGAAGCCAACAAGCGCATCTACGCAACCACAGACAAGGCTAAAGGCGCCCTTAAGAACCTGGCAGACGAAGAGGGATATGAGGAATTCGTTGTGCCGGATGACGTGGGCGGTCGTTTCTCCGTATTGACGGCTGTAGGCCTTCTTCCGATTGCAGTAAGTGGAGCGGATATTGATAAGTTAATGGAGGGTGCTGCTTCAGGAAGGCAGAAAGCCTTAGATGCACCATATGAATCCAACGCAGCCCTTCAGTACGCGGCTGTGCGCAACATTCTGCACCGCAAGGGCAAGGCGGTTGAAATCGTAGCCAATTATGAGCCAAGCCTTCACTATGTGTCCGAGTGGTGGAAGCAGCTCTATGGCGAGAGCGAGGGTAAGGACCAGAGAGGCATTTTCCCGGCCGCAGTGGATCTGACCACAGATCTTCACTCCATGGGCCAGTTCATCCAGGACGGATCACGTATCATGTTTGAGACAGTTCTCAATGTTGAGGAATCTCCTGCTGAGATTCTTCTGAATAAAGAAGACGTGGATACCGACGGCATGAATTATCTGGCGGGAAAGAGTGTTGATTTTGTAAATAAAAGCGCCATGAATGGAACCATACTGGCCCATACCGATGGCAATGTACCTAACCTGATGGTTAAGATTCCGGAGCAGAACGAGTTCTATCTGGGAGAACTGTTCTACTTCTTCGAGTTCGCCTGCGGTGTCAGCGGATATATCCTGGGCGTGAATCCATTTAACCAGCCAGGTGTGGAGAGCTATAAGAAGAACATGTTCGCACTGTTAGGTAAGCCTGGATATGAGGCTCAGAGAGAGGAACTGCTTAAGAGGCTGTAA
- a CDS encoding MATE family efflux transporter: MKNHNLLTEGNVFHVLLAFSVPFLIANIIQALYGAVDLMVIGWYCTPESVAAVSTGTQVTQIITSMVSGLTLGGTILVGKYTGMKDDERTCRTIGTTLSVFAIVALVLTIGMLIFRDTILTALRTPAASMDEARQYVTICFCGIFFICGYNAISAILRGYGDSRRPMYFVALSCVLNIAGDIIFVKYLKLGVAGTALATVLSQSISMICSIVYLNRKKFIFTFTLKNLRIDRDRLKELAMVGIPISSQECMVRLSFLYLTSVTNRLGVNAAAAVGIASKYDVFAMLPATSIASALAAITAQNYGAGRPERARQSLAAGIGFAVLASSVFFLWAQLSPHTMIGLFNTNSEIIEAGIPFFQSCSFDYLAVSFVFCLNGFMNGRSKTVFTMVSCCFGALVLRMPLIWLAYTYCPDNLFVIGLIAPAVSGFMAFYTLLFVIRQLKQDGTERQKELTPRRV, encoded by the coding sequence ATGAAAAACCACAATCTGCTGACAGAGGGCAATGTATTTCACGTACTGCTGGCCTTCTCCGTTCCATTCCTGATTGCCAATATCATACAGGCCCTTTATGGAGCCGTGGATCTTATGGTCATCGGGTGGTACTGTACGCCTGAGAGTGTGGCCGCAGTGTCCACCGGAACCCAGGTAACCCAAATCATCACCAGCATGGTATCCGGCCTGACTCTGGGCGGCACCATTCTGGTGGGGAAATACACCGGCATGAAAGATGATGAAAGGACCTGCCGCACCATCGGGACCACCCTGTCCGTATTTGCAATTGTGGCATTGGTGCTGACCATTGGAATGCTTATTTTCAGAGACACCATACTGACTGCCTTAAGGACACCGGCCGCCTCCATGGATGAGGCCAGACAGTATGTAACCATATGCTTCTGCGGCATATTCTTCATCTGCGGCTACAATGCCATAAGTGCCATACTGCGGGGATACGGCGATTCCCGCAGGCCCATGTATTTTGTGGCCCTGTCCTGTGTGCTCAACATTGCGGGCGATATTATCTTTGTGAAGTATCTGAAATTAGGAGTAGCCGGCACGGCCCTGGCAACCGTCCTCTCCCAGTCCATCAGCATGATATGCTCCATTGTCTACCTTAACAGGAAGAAGTTCATATTCACCTTTACCCTTAAGAATCTGCGCATTGACAGGGACAGGCTGAAGGAGCTGGCAATGGTGGGAATTCCCATTTCCTCCCAGGAATGCATGGTTCGGCTGTCCTTTCTCTATCTGACCTCAGTCACCAACCGTCTGGGGGTAAACGCAGCCGCCGCAGTGGGTATTGCCAGCAAATACGACGTGTTTGCCATGCTCCCTGCCACTTCCATTGCCAGCGCCCTGGCAGCTATCACGGCCCAGAACTATGGCGCGGGAAGGCCTGAACGGGCACGGCAGTCCCTGGCAGCCGGCATTGGATTTGCGGTATTGGCATCCTCTGTCTTTTTCCTGTGGGCCCAGCTGTCTCCCCATACCATGATTGGTCTCTTTAACACCAATTCTGAAATCATCGAGGCGGGAATTCCCTTCTTCCAGTCCTGCAGCTTTGATTATCTGGCTGTATCCTTTGTATTCTGTCTCAACGGCTTCATGAACGGCCGTTCCAAGACAGTATTTACCATGGTCAGCTGCTGCTTCGGCGCCCTGGTCCTCAGAATGCCTCTCATATGGCTTGCCTACACCTACTGCCCGGACAATCTGTTTGTCATCGGACTAATCGCGCCTGCTGTGTCAGGCTTCATGGCCTTTTATACCCTTCTCTTTGTGATACGGCAGTTAAAACAGGATGGGACAGAACGCCAAAAGGAGCTTACACCCCGCAGAGTCTAA
- a CDS encoding MerR family transcriptional regulator, whose protein sequence is MKNLFTIGEMADLFGINIRTLRYYDEIGILHPETADPDTGYRYYSTRQFERLNTIKYLRALGVSLKKIALFFENRDVDIMLDLLKEQKAETQAKISELTQIEQKLEYRLKALEDAVHTQCGEIRTLHFDQRQIAYLRKDIRLGEDLEFSLRELERANTLEPVMFLGKVGVSLSAANLKARKFESFSGIFVLLEKEDHFMGEEQYLQAGDYVSVRFSGTHQEASQYYIQLLEYMDQMGYACCGDSVEITLIDAGFTNDTSRYVTEIQIPYLKCMKE, encoded by the coding sequence GTGAAAAATCTTTTCACAATCGGAGAAATGGCCGACCTGTTCGGCATAAACATACGCACCCTGCGGTATTACGACGAAATCGGTATCCTGCATCCCGAGACAGCGGACCCGGATACCGGATACCGCTATTACTCCACCCGCCAGTTTGAACGCCTGAACACCATCAAGTATCTCCGGGCCCTGGGCGTATCCCTAAAGAAGATCGCATTGTTTTTTGAAAACAGGGATGTGGATATCATGCTTGACCTTCTAAAAGAGCAGAAGGCCGAAACCCAGGCAAAAATCAGCGAACTGACACAGATTGAACAGAAGCTGGAATACCGTCTCAAAGCTCTGGAGGACGCGGTTCATACACAATGCGGTGAGATTAGGACCCTTCATTTTGACCAAAGACAGATTGCGTATCTGAGGAAGGATATCAGGCTGGGAGAGGACCTGGAATTCTCACTTCGCGAGCTGGAACGAGCCAATACCCTGGAACCCGTGATGTTTCTGGGCAAAGTAGGCGTTTCCCTGTCCGCCGCCAATCTGAAAGCCCGGAAATTTGAATCATTTTCAGGTATATTCGTACTTCTTGAGAAGGAGGACCACTTTATGGGGGAGGAACAATATCTTCAGGCCGGGGATTATGTGAGCGTGCGCTTTTCCGGCACTCACCAGGAAGCGTCACAGTACTACATACAGCTTTTGGAGTATATGGACCAGATGGGATATGCCTGCTGCGGGGATTCCGTGGAAATCACACTGATTGATGCGGGTTTTACCAATGATACATCCCGGTATGTGACGGAAATACAGATTCCATACTTAAAATGCATGAAAGAATAA
- a CDS encoding sigma 54-interacting transcriptional regulator, translating to MLINIIFIIPYPELEEKVNKIFQNHPLRARLRKRIEMRTADELETFSFNAHSDVIIARGYTACGLRKMTPELPIIELPITAYDLIRALNECITLYSPKKVAFIGNYTALAEADELGNFVNCDIKSYHSESTDGITRAIDQAVADGYTAFIGGYSVNLICSQRRLPSVTIRTGNEAITRALDEAVRTVDVVRMERERSAMFTTITQTAMDGVLYVDIQQTIKICNPAALKMYTGPKKKLQGLSLQSAFPFLSEPVSTVISTGTELPNQLIRWKNYTINATIHPVIINSRITGIVVTFQDVTQIQQVEIQIRKKMTDKGLNAHYHFNDIIHESPEIDYVIEKAKKFASVSSNILIEGETGTGKELFAQSIHNASTRCNGPFVAVNCAALPENLLESELFGYVEGAFTGTAKGGKTGLFELAHKGTLFLDEISEIPLSIQGKLLRVLQEHEVRRVGGDRVISVDVRIIAATNHSLSRITEQGRFRQDLLYRLNVLKLFLPPLRRRCGDTKILFLHYLNLYYRQLGRIIPHVATAAIQMLSDYHFPGNIRELRNVTERLVVICMDKEEITADDMREALHPEELPVKFQSTDMPIPPFYQDGEREFLIRILEESNYNQTLTAEKLGINRTTLWRRMKKHGIRRP from the coding sequence ATGCTGATAAATATTATTTTTATTATCCCTTACCCTGAATTAGAGGAGAAAGTCAACAAAATATTCCAAAACCACCCCCTCCGCGCGCGGCTGAGAAAGAGAATTGAGATGCGCACAGCCGACGAGCTCGAAACATTTTCATTTAATGCCCACAGCGATGTCATCATAGCCCGTGGTTACACGGCCTGCGGCCTGCGAAAGATGACCCCCGAACTTCCCATCATAGAACTTCCTATTACGGCGTATGATCTGATTCGGGCTCTCAATGAGTGTATCACGCTTTACTCACCAAAGAAGGTGGCATTTATTGGAAATTATACGGCTCTGGCTGAGGCGGATGAGCTAGGCAATTTTGTTAATTGTGATATTAAAAGCTACCATTCAGAATCCACGGACGGCATTACCAGGGCAATAGACCAGGCTGTGGCTGATGGTTATACTGCCTTCATTGGAGGATATTCCGTCAATTTAATCTGTTCTCAGCGGAGACTTCCCTCCGTCACCATACGCACGGGCAATGAGGCCATTACCAGGGCGTTGGACGAGGCTGTGCGTACCGTGGATGTGGTCCGCATGGAGCGTGAACGTTCTGCAATGTTCACAACCATCACCCAGACAGCCATGGACGGGGTCCTGTATGTGGATATACAGCAGACCATAAAAATTTGTAATCCCGCTGCCCTGAAGATGTACACAGGACCCAAAAAGAAGCTTCAGGGACTTTCCCTGCAGTCCGCCTTCCCATTCCTCTCAGAACCGGTTTCCACTGTCATAAGCACTGGCACAGAGCTTCCCAATCAACTGATACGCTGGAAGAACTACACCATCAATGCCACCATCCATCCGGTTATCATTAACAGCCGCATCACTGGTATCGTGGTGACCTTCCAGGATGTAACACAGATTCAGCAGGTGGAGATTCAGATACGTAAGAAGATGACCGATAAAGGGCTTAATGCCCATTACCACTTTAATGATATAATTCATGAAAGTCCGGAGATAGATTATGTAATCGAAAAAGCAAAAAAATTTGCATCTGTCTCCTCAAATATCCTTATAGAAGGGGAAACCGGTACCGGAAAAGAGCTGTTTGCCCAAAGCATACATAATGCCAGTACCCGCTGCAACGGTCCCTTTGTGGCAGTCAATTGTGCTGCACTGCCGGAAAACCTGCTGGAAAGTGAATTGTTCGGATATGTGGAGGGGGCGTTTACCGGCACTGCCAAGGGCGGAAAAACCGGTCTCTTTGAGCTGGCCCACAAAGGAACTCTGTTTCTGGATGAAATTTCCGAAATCCCCCTCAGCATTCAGGGAAAACTGCTTCGCGTACTCCAGGAACATGAGGTCCGAAGGGTAGGCGGGGACCGGGTAATCTCTGTAGATGTGCGCATCATCGCTGCCACTAATCACAGCCTAAGCCGTATAACGGAGCAGGGACGATTCCGCCAGGATCTCCTTTACCGCCTGAACGTATTGAAATTATTCCTGCCTCCGCTTCGCAGGCGATGCGGAGATACCAAAATTCTTTTCCTCCATTATTTAAATCTATATTACCGGCAATTGGGCAGAATCATCCCCCATGTGGCCACAGCTGCCATCCAGATGCTGTCTGACTACCACTTTCCAGGGAATATACGTGAACTGAGAAATGTCACGGAACGGCTGGTTGTTATATGCATGGATAAGGAGGAAATTACCGCCGATGATATGCGTGAGGCACTGCACCCCGAAGAACTGCCCGTGAAATTCCAGTCCACGGATATGCCTATTCCGCCGTTCTACCAGGACGGGGAACGGGAATTTCTGATTCGGATATTAGAAGAATCAAATTATAATCAGACACTGACGGCTGAGAAACTTGGAATCAACCGAACAACACTGTGGAGGCGCATGAAAAAACATGGTATACGGCGCCCCTGA
- a CDS encoding glutathione ABC transporter substrate-binding protein: MKKRTAKVFAMTIASLFVLSACSGTASNQTSTGETAGAAGTTDTTVPSSTGQSSGGNHFTYVIGTEPLTMDTHLMSDANTGRVSVQIHENLVKRDLEGNFQPVLATEWSPNEDATEWTFKLREGVTFHDGEPFNAEAVKYNIERLKDPATGSPKSSLVTMISDFDIVNDYEIKFILDQPCAVIPAMVSTYSTGMMSPKALEEYGKDYSTHAAGTGPLKLKEWIPGTSMSLEKNESYWGKAATAETIDIKIIAEDSARAMMLKTGDADVAANIPSVLVDELQSDPNVEIEMVPGYRTIYLGLNFQDEKLANLKVREAIDYAIDRDAIINGILGGYVTYPSTGVISSSIQNAKQGIGDDYKYDPEKAKQLLAEAGYPDGFTTKINTPEGRYAMDRQVAEAIQAMLSQVGITAEVNVLDWGAYTEAAAAGDTEIFLLGKGCATGDLAQDLMYNYRTGELQNYTFYSNPEYDKVCEEQQRTADENARKELLYKMQDIIHEDRASIILYYENQTFGTRADVSGLVIYPNETIELAYLARK, encoded by the coding sequence ATGAAAAAAAGAACAGCAAAGGTTTTCGCAATGACAATCGCGTCCCTGTTTGTTTTGAGCGCATGCTCCGGGACAGCCAGTAACCAGACAAGTACAGGGGAGACAGCCGGTGCAGCCGGCACAACCGATACAACAGTCCCCTCGTCAACCGGCCAATCGTCGGGCGGCAATCATTTTACGTATGTTATAGGTACGGAGCCCCTTACCATGGATACCCATTTGATGAGTGATGCAAATACCGGCCGTGTTTCTGTTCAGATCCATGAGAATCTGGTGAAAAGAGATTTGGAAGGTAATTTCCAGCCAGTACTGGCAACGGAGTGGTCTCCCAACGAGGATGCCACAGAATGGACCTTTAAGTTAAGGGAGGGTGTTACATTTCACGATGGCGAACCTTTTAATGCAGAAGCAGTGAAATACAATATTGAGCGCCTTAAGGACCCTGCGACAGGCTCCCCCAAGTCATCCCTGGTGACCATGATTTCGGATTTTGATATTGTAAATGACTATGAAATTAAATTTATTCTGGACCAGCCCTGCGCTGTGATTCCGGCCATGGTCAGTACGTACAGCACAGGCATGATGAGTCCCAAAGCCTTGGAGGAGTATGGAAAGGATTACAGCACTCATGCAGCAGGTACCGGCCCTCTCAAATTAAAGGAATGGATTCCGGGAACATCCATGTCCTTAGAGAAAAACGAAAGCTATTGGGGGAAGGCGGCAACGGCAGAAACCATTGACATTAAAATTATTGCAGAGGATTCAGCCAGGGCAATGATGCTTAAGACCGGTGATGCAGATGTTGCAGCTAATATTCCAAGTGTTTTAGTAGACGAGCTTCAAAGTGATCCGAATGTTGAGATTGAGATGGTTCCAGGCTACCGCACTATTTATCTGGGGCTGAATTTCCAGGATGAGAAGCTTGCAAATCTGAAGGTCCGCGAGGCAATTGACTATGCAATTGACCGTGACGCCATCATCAATGGTATTTTAGGGGGATATGTGACATACCCGTCTACAGGAGTTATTTCCTCTTCGATTCAGAATGCAAAACAGGGAATTGGCGACGATTATAAATACGATCCTGAGAAAGCAAAGCAGTTATTGGCAGAGGCCGGTTATCCGGATGGATTTACCACAAAAATAAATACACCTGAAGGAAGATATGCAATGGACCGCCAGGTTGCGGAAGCTATCCAGGCCATGCTGTCACAGGTGGGAATCACAGCAGAGGTCAACGTTCTGGACTGGGGCGCATATACAGAGGCAGCTGCTGCCGGAGATACGGAAATCTTCCTTTTGGGAAAGGGATGCGCAACCGGAGATCTGGCCCAGGATCTTATGTACAATTACAGGACAGGTGAGCTTCAGAACTATACCTTCTACTCCAATCCTGAATACGACAAGGTATGTGAAGAGCAGCAGCGCACAGCAGACGAAAATGCACGTAAGGAACTGCTGTATAAGATGCAGGATATCATCCATGAGGACAGGGCATCCATCATACTGTATTATGAGAATCAGACATTCGGAACAAGAGCAGATGTATCTGGTCTGGTAATTTATCCAAATGAGACAATTGAACTGGCATATCTGGCCAGAAAGTAA
- a CDS encoding ABC transporter permease, with protein MAKYIFKRMLSLIPVVIVVSLLVFLMVHMMPGDPARLIAGEQATTEDVERIRVAYGYDKPLYVQYFKYVGGILQGNFGTSTRTGRPVAEELAVRYPNTLLLAATSTIVAIIGGVGIGLLSAVKRFSIWDNLCMFLALIGLSTPAFYLGLMLMLVVCVKLQWLPITPQSTALSLILPTVTLSSRSLATIARMTRSSTLEILGQDYIQTARAQGFSKRKVIFGCALKNAMNAIVTVAGLQFGLLIGGAVITEKVFGWPGLGDLIVTSIKARDFQVVQSAILVIAASFVVVNLIVDLLYAVINPRIKLS; from the coding sequence ATGGCAAAATATATTTTTAAAAGAATGTTGTCTTTGATTCCAGTGGTTATTGTAGTCTCCCTATTAGTATTTCTCATGGTACATATGATGCCCGGCGATCCGGCCCGGCTGATAGCAGGTGAGCAGGCTACAACAGAGGACGTGGAGCGAATTCGGGTAGCGTACGGATATGATAAGCCTCTGTACGTGCAATATTTTAAATATGTTGGGGGTATCCTTCAGGGGAATTTCGGCACATCTACAAGAACTGGCCGGCCTGTGGCGGAAGAACTGGCAGTACGTTATCCCAATACTCTTTTATTGGCAGCCACATCTACCATTGTGGCAATCATAGGCGGCGTGGGGATTGGACTGCTGTCAGCGGTGAAACGGTTTTCCATATGGGATAATCTATGCATGTTTCTGGCCCTCATAGGCCTTTCCACGCCGGCATTTTATCTGGGTCTGATGCTTATGCTGGTTGTCTGTGTCAAGCTTCAATGGCTTCCCATTACACCCCAATCCACTGCTTTGAGTCTGATCCTTCCCACTGTTACGCTTTCATCCAGAAGCCTGGCGACCATTGCCCGTATGACACGGTCCAGCACCCTGGAAATATTAGGGCAGGATTACATCCAGACCGCCAGGGCGCAGGGATTCAGCAAACGAAAAGTCATATTCGGATGTGCATTAAAGAATGCCATGAACGCCATTGTGACGGTCGCCGGACTACAGTTTGGCCTTTTAATTGGTGGTGCAGTTATTACAGAGAAGGTATTTGGATGGCCGGGTCTGGGGGATTTAATCGTGACATCAATAAAGGCAAGGGATTTTCAGGTGGTACAATCAGCCATACTGGTAATTGCCGCATCGTTTGTGGTTGTTAATCTGATTGTAGACCTTTTGTATGCAGTCATCAATCCAAGAATCAAATTGTCCTGA
- a CDS encoding ABC transporter permease — translation MPDKTENLEAGGALQADIKISKSYQIKRFWHNFKKRKIAVLGLVIVLLYVAIAIAAPWIAPYDPEEANFSIMLKAPGTIEGHLLGTDELGRDILSRLVYGARISIGIGVTVVIAAFFIGVPLGIVSGYYGGKMDFMLMRIMDVLMAFPQLLLCILFVAVLGANLTNAVMAVSIYTVPNFARMARSETLAIKNGEYIEAAKALGANNFRIIVSHILPNIMSPLIVLATLNFGNAVLTTSGMGFLGIGAQPPTPEWGAMLSSGRQYLLVAPHVTSIIGLAILFLVLGLNLFGDGLRDILDPKLKSD, via the coding sequence ATGCCGGATAAGACAGAGAATTTAGAAGCGGGAGGCGCTTTACAGGCAGATATCAAGATTTCCAAATCATATCAGATCAAGCGCTTCTGGCATAATTTTAAAAAGAGAAAAATCGCTGTTCTGGGCCTGGTGATTGTACTGCTATATGTGGCTATAGCAATTGCGGCACCGTGGATTGCCCCATATGACCCGGAAGAGGCTAACTTCAGTATTATGCTGAAAGCTCCGGGCACCATAGAAGGGCATTTGCTTGGAACGGATGAGCTGGGACGCGACATCCTGAGCAGACTGGTATATGGGGCCAGGATTTCAATTGGAATTGGCGTTACGGTAGTTATAGCAGCATTTTTTATAGGAGTGCCCCTGGGAATCGTATCGGGCTACTATGGGGGGAAGATGGATTTCATGTTGATGCGTATTATGGATGTCCTGATGGCATTTCCGCAGCTGCTTTTGTGTATTTTGTTTGTGGCGGTACTGGGAGCAAATCTGACCAATGCGGTTATGGCCGTGTCAATCTATACAGTGCCGAATTTTGCCCGTATGGCACGAAGTGAAACACTGGCCATTAAGAATGGTGAGTATATTGAGGCGGCGAAAGCCTTGGGAGCCAATAATTTCCGTATCATAGTGTCACATATCCTGCCAAACATCATGTCGCCTTTAATTGTTCTGGCTACTTTGAATTTCGGAAATGCAGTTTTGACTACGTCAGGGATGGGTTTTTTGGGAATCGGTGCCCAGCCTCCCACACCGGAATGGGGTGCAATGCTGTCCAGCGGACGTCAATATCTGTTGGTGGCCCCTCATGTGACCAGTATCATTGGTTTGGCAATTCTTTTCCTGGTATTGGGACTCAACCTGTTTGGTGACGGCTTAAGGGATATTTTAGATCCCAAGCTTAAGAGTGATTGA
- a CDS encoding M20/M25/M40 family metallo-hydrolase: protein MKEIFEYIEQHHDAYLEELFTFLRCKSISTRDEGVKECAELLAGIMEKSKIKASIYPTDRHPIVYGERIEDETLPTMLVYGHYDVQPPEPLGEWESEPFEPTIRDGKIFCRGVSDDKSQLFTHIKAAQAWAEVKGRLPVNIKYLFEGEEEIGSPDLLPFVESHKELLKCDVCFYSDSHYHESGRPQINLGVKGLCYVEITLREAETDLHSMMATCIQNPAWRMVKLLNTMRDAEGNITIDGFYDDVRPLNQLEIDAVSKIPSDNEVLKKQYGVDHFIKGRKSDNFYYNLIFEPTCNIAGISSGFTGNGSKTVLPREAVVKIDMRLVPGQTPDKIYETLRRHLDNHGFEDAQLKHYGMVTPSRTPVDHPYVEVAAQALREGFHEEPVIFPGIGGVAPDFVFTGHLGVPSIVIPYAAADQKNHAPNESMVLDGFFKGIRTSAALPYYLAKKTQA, encoded by the coding sequence ATGAAAGAGATATTCGAGTACATAGAGCAGCATCATGATGCATATTTAGAGGAATTATTTACATTTTTAAGGTGTAAAAGCATCAGTACCCGGGATGAAGGGGTGAAGGAATGTGCAGAGCTTCTTGCCGGAATCATGGAGAAAAGCAAAATCAAGGCATCCATTTATCCCACGGACAGGCATCCAATTGTATACGGGGAACGTATAGAAGACGAAACCCTTCCCACCATGCTGGTATACGGCCATTATGATGTGCAGCCGCCGGAACCCTTAGGGGAATGGGAGAGCGAACCATTTGAACCAACCATACGGGACGGGAAAATATTCTGCAGAGGAGTATCGGATGATAAGTCCCAGCTATTCACTCATATCAAAGCTGCACAGGCATGGGCGGAAGTAAAGGGAAGGCTTCCTGTCAATATAAAATACCTTTTTGAAGGAGAGGAAGAAATCGGAAGCCCGGATTTGCTTCCGTTTGTAGAAAGCCATAAAGAGCTGTTAAAATGTGATGTATGTTTTTATTCGGACAGCCATTATCATGAGAGCGGGAGGCCCCAGATTAATCTGGGTGTAAAAGGACTGTGTTATGTGGAGATTACATTAAGGGAAGCCGAGACAGACCTGCATTCCATGATGGCCACCTGTATACAGAATCCTGCCTGGAGGATGGTTAAGCTTCTGAATACGATGCGGGATGCAGAGGGCAATATTACCATTGATGGGTTTTACGATGATGTACGGCCGCTGAACCAGCTGGAGATAGACGCAGTATCAAAAATCCCTTCAGACAACGAAGTTTTAAAGAAGCAATATGGTGTAGACCATTTTATAAAGGGAAGAAAGTCAGATAATTTCTACTATAACCTTATATTCGAACCTACCTGTAATATTGCGGGTATATCCTCAGGCTTTACCGGCAATGGCTCCAAGACCGTGCTGCCGAGGGAGGCGGTGGTGAAGATTGATATGCGTCTTGTTCCGGGACAGACTCCGGACAAGATATACGAGACATTGCGCCGTCATCTGGACAACCATGGGTTTGAGGATGCCCAGCTTAAACATTATGGTATGGTTACTCCGTCCAGGACACCAGTGGACCACCCATATGTGGAAGTGGCAGCCCAGGCACTGCGCGAGGGGTTCCATGAAGAACCTGTCATTTTCCCGGGAATCGGAGGCGTTGCACCTGACTTTGTGTTCACCGGACATCTTGGCGTACCCAGTATTGTGATTCCTTATGCTGCTGCAGATCAGAAGAACCATGCGCCTAATGAAAGTATGGTGCTGGACGGATTTTTTAAAGGAATCCGCACATCGGCAGCATTGCCATATTATCTGGCAAAAAAGACACAGGCTTGA